The window GGTGCTAGGGTCAGTATTGACAATGGTTTGTCGCCGCACTTGGGAGTCGATGCGTTCTACGGTTCCTACCAGTTCACCAGGAATGGAATCGCTCGTCACTCGTACCTGTTGTCCCGGTTTCACTTTACTAATGTCGCTCTGATAAACTTCGGCAATGGCATACATGCGCTCGGTTTGCCCAATCTCGGCAATGCCATCATTAGAAACGACTTCACCCGCACGGGTATGAATATCGAGAATCTCACCATCAATGGGCGATCGCACGTATGCTTTCTCTAGTTCCGCTTTTGCCTGCTTCATGGCTGCAACTGCGCGATCGATCTCAACTTGATTCGCCTTCACATCAACCGGACGTACTTCAGCAATTCGCTCTAGATTTGCTCTTGCCTGATTTAGTTGTGCCGGACTGGTGGATCGAATGCGTTCTAATACCGCCTGTGCTTCTTGCAGATTTTTTTGCGCGGTTTCCAGGGTGAGGCGTTTACTATCCCGATTTGATGCAGAGATTGCGCCTTCCTGATACAAGGATTGGTAACGAGAGTATTCAGTTTCAGCGTTTCGCAATTCTGACTGTAATCGAGCAACGGTTGCCGCTTGAGCTTCAATATCTCCCTGGCGTTGGGCTTCTAAACGGGTAATTTCAGCGCGTTGGGCTTTGATTTCTCCTTGTTTGGCTCCCGCTTGGGTAATCGCCAGCTTTGCCTGGGCAACTCGTACATCTTCCTGTGCTTGCTCAAATGCCGCTTGGAGGCGATCGCGACTATCCAAAATCGCAATTGTCTGCCCAGCTTTGATGCGATCGCCTTCTTTCACCAGCAATTGCTCCACCCGATTGCTGTTATTGGAGGTTGGAGCGGATAGTTTAATCACTTCTCCCTGAGGTTCCAGTCGTCCTAAGGCTGTGACTGTTTTAATTTTGGGTGGCTCGACGACTGTTGTTGGAGGTTGTGTCACCTGCGTGGATTGCAACCGCCATACATTGTAGGCAAAGACTCCACCCCCAAATAGTAAAGCAGCGATCGCCAATCCCGTCCATCGAGGTGTTTTAGCAGAGGAACCGTTAGCGGATACATCTTGCAGCATGGGCAAGCTCCCGATCATCGTAGTACAAAAACTAAACTGTCTAGTTTAGTTATGTTTTTAAACTAAACGGTTTAGTATGATTAAGTCAAGAGGTATGCTTCAAACAGATCGGGAGTTACGCAAATAGCATCGTGTAAGCCTCCCCAGGCTTGGGAAATCAAAATTGAACTATGAAAAAGACTAAGAGTGTAGACCGTGAACTGTCAGCCGAGAAGACCAACGCTATCCTAGATGGTGCGATGCAAGAATTTTTAGCCAACGGCTACGCTGCCACCAGC of the Allocoleopsis franciscana PCC 7113 genome contains:
- a CDS encoding ABC exporter membrane fusion protein translates to MLQDVSANGSSAKTPRWTGLAIAALLFGGGVFAYNVWRLQSTQVTQPPTTVVEPPKIKTVTALGRLEPQGEVIKLSAPTSNNSNRVEQLLVKEGDRIKAGQTIAILDSRDRLQAAFEQAQEDVRVAQAKLAITQAGAKQGEIKAQRAEITRLEAQRQGDIEAQAATVARLQSELRNAETEYSRYQSLYQEGAISASNRDSKRLTLETAQKNLQEAQAVLERIRSTSPAQLNQARANLERIAEVRPVDVKANQVEIDRAVAAMKQAKAELEKAYVRSPIDGEILDIHTRAGEVVSNDGIAEIGQTERMYAIAEVYQSDISKVKPGQQVRVTSDSIPGELVGTVERIDSQVRRQTIVNTDPSTNIDSRVIEVHVALDAASSKKAAKFTNLQVTAAIEL